The genomic window CAAATATGGTGTGCAGGCCGAACACTACGTCGCGGTGGCCACTTCGCTGAAGACCGCGATGCGGCGCTTCGCGGGCACCGAGATGTGGACCGACGAGGTCGAAAGGGCCTGGGACGAGGGCCTGACGGTTATCAGCGAGACGATGATGGGCGCCGCCGAGAAGGAGGTGACGCCCGCGGTCTGGTCCGGCCGGGTGCTGGAGAACCGGCTCGTCCTACGCAATCTGGCCATCGTGCGATTACAACTCGACCAGCCGATGCAATACGCCGCAGGGCAATACATGAGCGTGCAGATCCCGTCGCGACCGCGCATGTGGCGGTACCTCTCGCCCGCCGTGCCCGCGAATGCCAACGGCGAGATCGAGTTCCACGTGCGCGGCGTGCTCGGCGGCTGGGTCAGCCCCGCCATCGTCGGCCAGACGCAGGTGGGGGATCAGTGGTTGATCGGCTCGCCGCTCGGCGGGCTCGGCGTGCCGCGCAACACGAAACGCAAAATGCTCATGGTGGGCTGCGGCACCGGAATCGCGCCGCTGCGCGCCCAGCTCATGCAAATGGCGCTGCGGCGAACCAATCCGAAGGTGCACCTGTTCGTCGGCGGGCATCACCCGTGCGATCTCTACGATCTGGAGACGCTGAGCAAGCTGGCCATGGCCAACCGCTGGCTGACCGTCACACCGGTCAGCGAGAGCGACGAAAATCCCTGGTGGCATTACGAAGCCGGGGAGGTCGAGCGAATATGGCCGGGCCTCGAGCCGCGCATGACCGGCCAGATCGGCAAGGTCGTCGCCAGCTACGGGCCGTGGGCCGACCGCGACGTGCAGATCGTCGGCTCGCCTTCGATGGTGCAGACCACCAAGTTCCGCTTGATGGCGTCGGGCACCCAGACCAAGAACATTCGCCACGATCCGCTGTTCTGAGTCGTCGTTCCGGCGAAGGTCGGGATCCAAGCGGGTGACGACTATCCGCGGGTCTGCGACTGGATCCCGGCCTTCGCCGGAACGATGGCTGTCAAAGTCCTTCGTATTGAATGCATTCGGCGGGCGTGCCGGTCTCGACCAGCCGATCCAGGGTGGCTCGCGTCATCGCGGGTGAACCGCACACGAGGACCTGGTGGTGATCGAAGGCGCCGTGCGAGCCGACCACGTCGGCGAGGGTGCCCTGGAGCAGTTCGTCCGCGGGAAAGCCGATGTCGACGCGCGTCTGCTCGTACCACTCGTCTTCCCAGTTCGGGTCGTCCAGGCTCTCCACCACCGGGACGACGGTGAGCCAGTCCAGCTCCTCGGCGAGCAGGTAGAGCATGTCGGCGGCGTACAGGTCGCGCGGCGAACTGCCGCCGACGAACAGGTAGGTGCGCGGCGGCTCGGACACCCGCGCCAGTTCCAGGATCTGCGAACGCATCGGTGCCAGGCCGGTGCCCCCCGCGATCATCACCACTTCGTCGCCCTCCGGGTCGACGGTGAAAGTGCCCTGCGGCGCGGCGATGCGCCACTCGTCGCCCGGCTGGGTGTCGGCGACCAGCGAGCCGCTGAGCCAGCCGCCCGGCACGGTGCGCACGTGGAACTCCAGCTTGCCGTCCAGCGAGGGCGGTAGCGCGGGGGAGAGCCTGCGGCGCACGCCGGGCTGCTGCGGCACCCGGACCTCGACGGATTGGCCCGCGACGAACGGCACGAACTCGCCGATCAGGCGGATCACCGCCACGTCGTGGCGTAAGCGGTGGTGGCCGACGACGGTCGAGGTCCACTCCGCTTGCGCGACTCCGTTGCCGAGCGCGCCCGGCTCCGTCATGAGAACTCCTCTGTAGTTGTGCGGCGCGTGCCGCTGTGGATCAGACGGGATCGCAGCTGATGACGTGTTCCGGCGTACCGACCGCGATGAGCGCCCTGCGGGTGTCGGCGATCATCCGCGCCGAGCCCGCGATCTGGATCTGGCGGTCGGCCCACGCGCCGAAGCTGGCCACCACCGCGCCCAGATTGCCGACCAGCCTGCGGTGCATGCCGTAGGGCGCGTCGGCGGCGGGGTGCGGGTACCACCACGGGTTGGTCTTCTGCTCGCAGACCGGGACGATGGTGAGCCACGGGTTGCTCTGCGAGAGCTGCCACATGTTCTCCACGTCGTATAGGTCGCACGGGTAGCGACCGCCGATGAAGAAGTGCACGCGCGGGTTGATGCCGCGCTGGCTCATCTCGATGAGCTGGGCGCGCAGCGGGGCGATGCCGGTGCCCGCGCCGATCAGCAGCACGTCGCGTCCGGCGTCGCGGTCCACGTGCAGGCCGCCGAGCGGGCCGCCGATCAGCCAGCGATCGCCGACCTGCGTCTCGTTGACGATGGCCGGGCTCACCCAGCCGCCGCGGATCTTGCGCACGTGGAATTCGATCTCGCCGTAGGGATTCGACGGAATCGCCGGGGAGAAGTAGCGCCACATCTTGGGCCGCTGCGGCACGGCGACGGGCACGTACTGTCCGGCTTGGTAGGGCACTGGCGAGTCGGACTGCAAACGCACGATCGCCAGGTCCTCGAGCACCCTGCGGTGGCCGACCACCGTCGCCTCCCAGTACGGCTGGGACTTGTCGGAGTTGGCGCCGATCGCCATCGACGCCGAGATCAAAATGGTGATGTCGCGCCAGCCCTCTTCGAGCTGACGGTTCCACATCGCGCCGTTGTACACGCGGAACGCGGCGAGCAACGCGCGGCCCGCCTGGTCGTAGTGTGCGGCCTCGACGCCGTATTTCCGATGGTCGCGCGCCAGCTGCTCGAGAAACTTCTGCGCGCGGTCCCAGTCCTCCAGGTGGTCGAGCACGAACTGGATGGCCGTGGCCAGCCGTTTCGGTTGCATGTCCATCGCGGGCGGGAACAGCTCGCGCAAACGCGGGTTCTCGGCGAACAGATGACCATAGAACGCACTGATCAACCGCTCGGGTCCGCCCGGTGACTCGCTCACCGAACGGAAGTTGGCGCGGACCAGCGCTGCCGAACGCGCATCCACGACGAGATTCCCTTCCTTCCCGCTTGTAGCTGCGCATCCGTTATCGACTGCTGCGCAGGGACGTGCCCGTAACCGGCGGTCCATCGGGGTACAAGTATCCCCGAAAAGTCCGTGGTCGTGTGGGTATGCGCAGCACGCTCTCGACCGCTCCGAGTTATCCCTCGGCTAAGTCGGCAGCTCGGGATGTCGGCCCGGCCGGCTCTCGCGGCGCGCACGCGCCCGCTGTTGCCTTGCTGCGCTCGGCCCCATGGTCGGGCCCTCGACCAGGATAACGGGGGCGGGCGAACCTTTCATGGTGTGGTTCTCTGGATGGGTACCTGCAACGGGAGTGCAGGGGCCGCTTGTGCGCCGTCTACGCACAAGTCGACCAGCGAGGGTGAAGCTGCTCACGCCCCGGCAACGGCGGGGGCGGGTGTACCTGCTCAGGGTGTGGTTCTCTGGACGGGTACCTGCAACGGGAGGGCAGGGGCCGCTTGTGCGCCGTTTACGCACAAGTTCACCAGCGGGGGCGTGAACCCTGCTCACCCGGCAACGGCGGCGCGAACGGCGGGGGCGACCTGTTCGGCGTAGCGGCGGATCTGTTCGGCCGGGTCGCCCTCGGTCGGCCAGAAGACGAAGCCGTCGATGCGCTGCTCGACGTGCAGCGCGGTCAGATCGTCCACCCACCGGCTCACCGGTCCTTCGAGGAAGCCGTGGTCGACGCCGTTGTCGGTGATGGTGCCCGAGACGTTGTAGACCCGGCGGATCGCGTGCGGGTCCCGGCCCGCGGCCGCCGCCGCGTCGTCGATCCGCTTGCCCGCCTCGGTGAGGAACTCCGGCGGCGCCCAGGCGGCCGAGGGCAGCCAGCCGTCGGCGAGCGTGCCGGTCAGCGTCTGCATACGCGGTCCCATCGCGCCGAGCCAGATGCCGGGATCGTGCCTCGGCCGCGGGCCGGGATGCGCGCCCGCGAGCCGGTGGAACGCGCCGGGCACCCGGACGGCGCGCTCGTCGCTCCACATCGCGCGGATGACGTGGATCGCCTCGGCCAGCGCCCGCACCGCCTCGCCCTTGCTCAGCCGCTCGCCGCCCATGGCCGCGATGGCGTCCCAGAACGCGCCGGCTCCCAGCCCGAGCTGGATCCGCCCGCCGGTCATGATGTCCAGCGAGGCGACGGATTTGGCGAGGACCGCGGGGTTGCGCAGCGGCAGGTTCGCGACGTCGGGAAAGAAGGTGATCCGTTCGGTGCGCACCGCGAGCGCGGTGATCAGGGTCCAGGTGTCCAGGAAACGGCGCTGGTAGGGGTGGTCCTGGATGCCGATGAGGTCGAGTTCGGCGGATTCGGCGTAGGCCGCCACCTGGGTGAGCTGGTGGTAGTCGTCGGCGTCGGGGATCAGGAAAAGTCCGAATTCGACAGGGCGAGCGCTCATCTCGCGGCTCAGATGGTGAGTACGGTCTTGCCGCGCGCGCCCGTGGCGCCGAGCACGGTTGACGCTTCCTCTAGCGGGACGGTCGCGTCGATGGGCACCACCACGTCGCCCGCCGCGACGCGCGCCAGCAACCGGGTCAGTTCCGGCGCCCGGCCCTTGGACTCGAAGTTGCCGCCGCGTAGACCGCGCTCACGCAGCGCGGCCTCGTCGGCCGCGAAGACGGTGGTGTAGACCGCGCCGCCCGCGCGCACGAGTTCGGTCAGCGGCGCGAGCGCTTCGGGCGGGCTGACCAGATCGAAGAGCACGTCGATGCCGTCGGGCTCGGTGGACCGCACCGAATCGGCGACGGACGCGCGGGTGTAGTCCACCGTCTCCGCCGCGCCGAGCCTGGTCATCTGGTCGGCCGTGTCGCCGCGCGCCGTCGCGATGACGTGCGCGCCCGCGATATTGGCCAGCTGCACGAGAAACGACCCGACGCCGCCGGTGGCGCCGACGATCAGCACCTTCTGGCCGGGCCGGATCTGGGCCGCGTCGACCAGGTCCTGCGCGGTGACGCCCGCGGTCGGCAGCGCCGCGGCGGCCATCGTGGTGACCGGTTCCGGGATGGGTACCAGCGTCGCGTCCTCCGGGAGCACCGAGTATTCGGCGAAGCTGCCGTGCCCGGCGGGCGGGACGAGGAACTTGCCGACCACCCGATCGCCGATCGTGAACTTCGTGACGCCGGGGCCGACCGAGGCGATGCTGCCCGCGCCGTCCACGCCGAGGATCGCCGGAAAGTCGTGCGGCATCCGGCCTTCCAGGATGCCATTGGCCATCTTCAGGTCGAAGGGGTTGACGCCCGCGGCGTCGAGCTGCACCTTGACCGCTTGCGCGCCCGGCTCGGGTACCGGCATCTCGGCCAGCTCGACGGGTTCTCCGAACTTCCGTACCACGATCGCGCGCATCGGTTCCGCTCCTCGGTTCGGCTGAAGGGTGATGCATCAACTAACCGCTTTTGGTGCTCGTATGCATCCCTACACCACCGACGCCGTGATTCATCGCATTCGGCGATGGCGCGGCGTAGCGTTGAGCCGCGGAAATCGGCCGGGTGGCGGGCCGGAAAATTTTTAAACTTGAGCGGAACAGACTCAACCTCCCGCACGTTGGACCGATTGGAACAGCACGAGCCCGCACGCGATCGCGCGCGGGAAGGGCACTCGATGCTGCGGAATCGACTCGAGGAAGGTGACTTGTGGACTCGTTCAATCCCACCACCAAGACCCAGGCGGCGCTGACCGCGGCCCTCCAGGCGGCGTCGGCCGCGGGCAACCCGGAGATTCGTCCGGCGCACTTGCTGGTGGCGTTGCTCGATCAGACCGACGGCATCGCCGCCCCACTGCTGAAGGCCGTCGGCGTCGACCCCGCGACGGTTCGGCGCGAGGCACAGGACATCGTCGACCGGCTGCCGAGGGCGACCGGCGCGACCACGACGCCGAACCTCGGGCGCGAGGCGCTCGGCGCCATCACCGCGGCCCAGCGGCTGGCCACCGAACTCGGGGACGAGTACGTCTCCACCGAGCACGTCGTCGTCGGCCTCGCCGAGGGCGACTCGGACGTCACCAAGCTGCTCACCAAGCACGGCGCGACGGCCGACGCGCTGCGCGAGGCGTTCACCACCGTGCGCGGCAGCGCCCGGGTGACCAACCCCGATCCCGAGGGCAGCTACCAGGCGCTGGAGAAGTACTCCACCGATCTCACCGCGGCCGCGCGCTCCGGCAAGCTAGACCCGGTCATCGGGCGCGACACCGAGATCCGGCGCGTCGTCCAGGTGCTGAGCCGCCGCACCAAGAACAACCCGGTGCTGATCGGCGAGCCCGGCGTCGGCAAGACCGCCATCGTCGAGGGACTGGCCCAGCGCATCGTGGCGGGCGACGTGCCCGAGTCGCTGCGCGGAAAGTCCGTTGTCGCACTGGATCTCGGCGCGATGGTGGCGGGCGCGAAGTACCGAGGCGAATTCGAGGAACGGCTCAAGGCCGTGCTCGAGGAGATCAAGAACAGCGCCGGACAGATCATCACCTTCATCGACGAGCTGCACACCATCGTCGGCGCCGGCGCGACCGGCGAATCGGCGATGGACGCGGGCAACATGATCAAGCCGATGCTGGCCCGCGGCGAACTGCGGCTGGTCGGCGCGACCACGCTGGAGGAGTACCGCAAGCACATCGAGAAGGACGCCGCGCTGGAGCGCCGCTTCCAGCAGGTGCTGGTCGGCGAGCCCTCGGTGGAGGACACCGTCGGCATCCTGCGCGGCATCAAGGAGCGCTACGAGGTGCACCACGGCGTGCGCATCACCGACTCCGCGCTGGTGGCCGCGGCCACCCTCTCCGACCGCTACATCACCTCGCGGTTCCTGCCGGACAAGGCGATCGACCTTGTCGACGAGTCGGCCTCGCGGCTGCGCATGGAGATCGACTCGCGCCCGGTGGAGATCGATGAGGTCGAGCGCGCGGTGCGTCGCCTCGAGATCGAAGAGGTCGCGCTGACCAAGGAGACCGACGAGGCCTCCAAACAGCGCTTGGAGAAGCTGCGCCAGGAACTGGCCGACGACCGCGAGAAGCTCAACCAGCTGACCACCCGGTGGCAGAACGAGAAGAAGGCCATCGATCAGGTCCGTTCGCTCAAGGAACAGCTGGAGAGCCTGCGCGGCGAGTCGGAGCGCGCCGAACGCGACGGCGATCTCGGCAAGGCGGCCGAGCTGCGCTACGGCCGGATCCCGACGCTGGAGAAGGAACTCGCGCAGGCCGAGAAGGCCAACGGCGCCGCGCCCGACGGCGAGGTGATGCTCAAGGAGGAGGTCGGCCCCGACGACATCGCCGAGGTGGTGTCCGCGTGGACCGGCATCCCGGTGGGCAGGCTGATGGAGGGCGAGACTCAGAAGCTGCTCCGGATGGAGGACGAGCTCGAGCGTCGCGTCGTCGGACAGAAGGAGGCCGTGCAGGCCGTCTCCGACGCGGTGCGCAGGGCGCGCGCAGGCGTCGCCGACCCGAACCGGCCGACCGGCTCGTTCATGTTCGTCGGCCCCACCGGCGTCGGCAAGACCGAGCTGGCGAAGGCGTTGGCGGACTTCCTCTTCGACGACGAACGCGCCATGGTGCGGATCGACATGAGCGAATACAGCGAGAAGCACTCGGTGGCCCGTCTGGTCGGCGCCCCGCCCGGCTACGTCGGCTACGACCAGGGCGGCCAGCTCACCGAGGCGGTGCGGCGCAGGCCGTACACCGTGGTGCTGTTCGACGAGATCGAGAAGGCGCACCCGGATGTGTTCGACATCTTGCTCGCCGTGCTCGACGAGGGACGGCTCACCGACGGCCAGGGCCGCACGGTGGACTTCCGCAACACCATCCTCATCCTCACCTCGAACCTGGGTGCGGGCGGTGACAAGGACTTCGTCATGAACGCGGTGCGCTCGGCGTTCAAGCCGGAGTTCCTCAACCGGCTCGACGACGTGGTCATGTTCCACTCGCTCGACGAGGAGCAGCTGGAGCGGATCGTCGACATCCAGCTCGACCAGCTGCAGAAGCGGCTGTCGCAGCGCAGGCTGAAGCTGGACGTCAGCGATTCGGCCAGGTTCTGGCTCGCGGTGCGCGGCTACGACCCGGTGTACGGCGCGCGACCGTTGCGGAGGCTGATCCAGCAGTCCATCGGCGACACCCTCGCCAAGGAACTGCTCGCCGGCGAGGTCACCGACGGCGACACGGTCAAGGTCGGCGTGAGCGGCAACGGCGACGGTCTGATCGTCGGCAGGTGAGTGTGATCGGACGCCCCGGCCCCGGTGCGGGCCGGGGCGTCCGGGTGTTCGGCGTGGCTCGCCGAATCGGCTCGGTCACCTGGACGTGACGGTCGACACGCAGCCCAGGCGCTGCCGGACGAAGTCCGTCGAAAACACCTCGCGCATGGCCGGAGCGGATGCGGAGGTACGCATACCCTGGAGGCATGACGAACCCGAAGGATCCCTGGGGACAGCGGCCGGAGGATGCGCCGACCGAGCACCTCGGTTCGCCGGGTGCGTCCGGCTACGACCCGTCCGGGGACACCACGAGGTATCCGTCGACCGAGCAGTACGAGTGGGGTCCGCCGCCCGCGAACGCCACCAAGCAGCTCCCGCCGATGGAGCACCAGTGGGGTGCTTACGAAAGCCCCTACGGCACGCAGTGGCAGGGCGCGCCGGGCCAGCCCACGGGCGTCCCGCCCGCCGGTGTGCCGCCGGGCGGTCCACCGATGGATCAGCCGCCGCCCAAACGCAATACGGGTCTGTGGATCGCGCTCGCGCTCGGCGTCGTCGCGCTCGTCGCGGTGGCCGGGGTGGTCGCCGGGCTGGTGCTCGGCGGTCGTGACTCGTCGACCACGACGGCGGGCGGCACGACGACCGCGCCGTTCCCCACCGGTCGTGCGTTCCCGACGGAGAACCCGTCGCCGCGCGACCCGTCGCCGAGTGGTCTGCCCGGCCTGCCCGGAATCGACGAGTTGGGCGCGACCATGGGCACCATCAGCGCCAACAACGGCGGCCAGCTCACCATCGACACCGTCTCCGGCAACACGGTGAACGTCTCGACCGACGAACTCACCCAGGTGATCTCGCTCTCCGGCGCGAAGCCCGCCGACCTGCCCGTGGGCGACATGGTCGTGGTGCAGGGCGACAAGGGACAGGACGGATCGATCCGCGCGAGGATCATCATCAGCACCACGCTGCCCGGCGGCGGAAGATGAGCGGCGGCGCGGTGCCTGCGGCCGGACTCCGTCCGGCGGTGCCGGAGACCGGACTCCGTCCGATAGCGCAAGACCGGCGGCTCGTCGCGGTACCAAAGGCGGCCCTCCACCGTCCGGGCCTATTAGGGTAGACCGCGATGACGGCTATGTGGTTCGGGTTGGCGGCGATCGCACTCGTTGGTGCGATCGTGCTGCTGTATTTCGATCGGGTCCAGCGACAGCGGACCGGTCACGCGCGCCAGGTCTGGGCCAAGGCCCAGGGGTACACCTACGTGTCGGTGGAACCGGCACTCCCGTCGACGTGGCGGCGCGGCGCGCTGGCCAAACTCGGCTATCTGTCGGCGGTCGACGTGGTCTCCGGTATCCGCAAGGGCGAGAAGTTCGTTCTGTTCGACCTGGAGGACGCCGCGACGCTGGTCGCGGTGCGCCGCCAGATCGGTTCGGACATCGATGTCGACATGCGGCTCAAGACGGCGTCCCCGCCGAAGGACGCGGATCTGGAGCTGCTCGGCGCCATCGGCGACCGGGTCGTCTTCGCGACGAACCCGGAGATCGCCAGGCACGCGGTGGATCAGCGGATGGTCGCGTTCATCGAGACGCTGTCCGACACCGTGCAGATGCTCTGGAGCGAAGGCAACTGGACCCTCGGCATGCTGAACGTCGGTACGGCGGCGAAGGATTGGGAGTCCGCCATCGACGCGGTGCTGCGCCTGTCCGGTCTGCTGCACGTGCTACCTCCGGTCAGCGACCCGCGCGGCGCGAACAAGTCCGAGCAAGACCCGGACCGTCCGCACCCGCGGACCCGCGACCGCGCCGAGTCGGCGCGTTCGGAGCCGGTGCGCGGCGCCTCCCGTGTGCTGCCGCCCGGCGCGGACGACGACGATCGCGATTTCGGCTACGACGACCGCGACGACGAGTCCCGCTACGACGAGGACTACGAACCGGACGAGCGGGAGACCGCGGGCGAGCAGTCGCGCCGCCCCTCGCTGGCCGTCGTCCCCGACGCCAGGGCTCGGACGCGCGAGGACCGCTGGTCCGACGACGACGAGGCCGAGGACGACTGGCGTCCGGAATCGCGCCGCGGCGACGCCGACGACTGGGCGGACGAGCCGCCCGCCTCCCGACCCGACGAGCAGGACCGCCCCGGCGGCCCGTTCCACCCCGGATTCCGTCCGTATCAGGGCCCCGTGCCGCAGTGACCAGCTCGATTGGACCGACACCGCGATGACCGACAGTTCCGTTCCCGCGCGCCTGCCCGGCGCGACCCGTCCGGTGGCGCTGATCACCGGACCGACCTCCGGCATCGGCCACGGCTTCGCGCTGCGGCTGGCCTCGCTCGGCTACGACATGGTGCTGGTCGCCAGGGACGACGAACGGCTACGGGAGCTCGCGGCCGAACTCGAGCGCAAGTACGACACCCGCTCCGAGGTGCTCGTCGCCGATCTGGCGCAGGCCGCCGACCGGGAGAAGGTCGCGGCCCGCGCCGCCGAGGGCATCGAATTCCTGGTCAACAACGCGGGTTTCGCGCACTCCGGTGAGTTCTGGACGCTGCCCTACGAGAAGTTGCAGGCGCAGCTGGACGTCAACGTCACCTCCGTGCTCCAGCTCACCCACGCGGCGCTGCCGTCGATGATCGCCGCGGCGAAAGGTTCGATCGTCAACGTGGCCAGCGTCGCGGGTCTGGTGCCGGGTCGGGGATCGACCTACTCGGCCTCCAAGTCCTACGTCGTATCCTTCACGGAAGGGTTGGCGGGCGGTCTCGCCGGAACCGGTGTTCGGATCCAGGCGTTGTGCCCCGGGTTCGTCCACACCGAATTCCATGAGCGAGCCGGTATCGAGATGTCCTCGCTGCCGAAACCGTTGTGGCTTTCCGTCGAGCAGGTCGTCGCCGGTTCGCTGAGTGATCTGGACAAGGACCGGGTGATCAGCGTGCCCGGAGCGCAGTACAAAGCGATCACCACGGTGGCCGGACTCATCCCGCGAACCCTGCAGGTCCGAATGAATCGGGGCCTGTTCAATTCACGCGGAAGGACTTAGACATGATCGACGAGGCGACAACCACTGATTCCGTGCTCGGCGCCGACCGCGAAGCCGCGACCGACCGCGAGAAATTGGCCGCGCTGGTGCGCGAGCTCGCCGTCGTGCACGGCAAGGTGACGCTGTCCTCCGGCAAGGAGGCCGACTACTACGTCGACCTGCGGCGAGCGACGCTGCACCACCGTGCCGGACCGCTGATCGGCAAGCTGCTACGCGAGCTCGTCGCGGACTGGGATTTCGACGCCGTCGGCGGCCTCACCATGGGAGCCGACCCGGTCGCGCTCGCGGTGCTGCACGCGCCCGGCCGTCCCATCGACGCGTTCGTCGTGCGCAAGGCCGCCAAGAGCCACGGCATGCAGCGCCAGATCGAGGGACCCGACATCGTCGGCAAGCGCGTTCTGGTCGTCGAGGACACAACGACCACGGGAAACTCCCCGCTCACCGCGGTGCGCGCGCTGCGCGAGGCGGGCGCGACCGTGGTCGGCGTTGCCACCGTCGTGGACCGGGAGACGGGCGCCGACCAGGTGATCGCCGCCGAGGGGCTGGAGTATCGCTCCATCCTCGGACTCAAGGATCTTGCCCTGGGTTAGCCTGGACGACGGTTTGGTTGTCCGACAGTTAGAGGACGTGTGAGTCACCTGTGGTGAGCATTGCAGTAAACAAGAGTCGCGAAAATGTTGCGATGCTCGGAATCGGTGCTTACCGACCGCAGCGCATCGTCAGCAATGACGAGGTGTGCGAGGTTCTCGATTCGACCGACCAGTGGATCTACGAGCGCACGGGCATCCGCAACCGGCGCTGGATCAGCGGTGACGAGACGCTGCGGTCGATCGCGGCGGCCGCAGGCGAACGCGCGCTGGTCAACACCGGCATCGACCGGTCCAAGATCGGCGCGCTCATCCTGTGCACGTCCAGCTGGCTGAAGCTGACCCCGCACGGCGCACCCACCGTCGCCGCCGACCTGGGCATCAACGGCATCCCGGCCTTCGACCTGACCTCCGGCTGCGGCGGCTTCGGCTACGGCCTGGGCGTCGCCGCCGACCTGATCCGCGCGGGCTCCGCCGACTACGTGCTGGTGATCGGCGCGGAGACGATGACCGTCGGACTCGACCCCACCGACCGCGGCACCGCCATGATCTTCGGCGACGGCGCTGGCGCGGTCGTCGTCGGCCCGAGCGAGGAGAACGGCATCTCCCCGACGGTGTGGGGCAGCGACGGCGAGAACGCCGAGGCGATCGCCCAGGACGTCGACTTCCTGGAGTTCATGAACAAGGCCCAGGCCCTGCAGGGCACCGACCCCGAGGTCGAGCCGATCGGCCGGATGTCGCTGCGCATGGAGGGCCCGCGGGTGTTCCGGTGGGCCGCCGTCACTCTGCCGCGCGCGCTGTCCGACGCGCTGGAGGCCTCGGGCGTGGCCAAGGAGGACATCGAGGTCTTCATCCCGCACCAGGCCAACGCCCGCATCAACGACCTGATGAAGAAGAACCTCGGCCTCGCCGACGAGATCCCGATGGCCAACGACATCGAGAACACCGGCAACACCTCCGCCGCGTCGATCCCGCTGGCCATGGAGGAAATGCTGGTCACGGGCAAGGCCAAGGGCGGCCAGCTGGCGCTGCTGCTCGGCTTCGGCGCGGGCCTCAGCTACGCGGGCCAGGTCGTGACGTTGCCGCCCGCCCCGGCCGAGGCGAGCTTCTGACATGGGTGTCAACGGGGCCAGGACGCGGACCGGATCGTTCCCTGGCTCGGCGCGTCCGTTCCGCGCCGGGTTCCTCGCCGCGGCGGCCGTGACCGTCTACGGCGCGCTCACCGGACGCGACCGGCTCCAGTGGGTCGCCAAACCGCTGATGATGCCGTTGCTCGCCGCCGACGTGGCGACCAGCGGCGTCGACATCGAGCCCGCCGAGCGCACCATCCTGCTCGGCTCGCTCGGCGCGGCGACCGTCGGCGACATCCTGCTCATCGATCCCGACGACGATCGCCGCCTCATCGCGGGCGCGTCCTCCTTCGCGGTCATGCAGGCCGGTTACTCGACGCT from Nocardia bhagyanarayanae includes these protein-coding regions:
- a CDS encoding NADP-dependent oxidoreductase, which codes for MRAIVVRKFGEPVELAEMPVPEPGAQAVKVQLDAAGVNPFDLKMANGILEGRMPHDFPAILGVDGAGSIASVGPGVTKFTIGDRVVGKFLVPPAGHGSFAEYSVLPEDATLVPIPEPVTTMAAAALPTAGVTAQDLVDAAQIRPGQKVLIVGATGGVGSFLVQLANIAGAHVIATARGDTADQMTRLGAAETVDYTRASVADSVRSTEPDGIDVLFDLVSPPEALAPLTELVRAGGAVYTTVFAADEAALRERGLRGGNFESKGRAPELTRLLARVAAGDVVVPIDATVPLEEASTVLGATGARGKTVLTI
- a CDS encoding FAD-binding oxidoreductase; the protein is MDARSAALVRANFRSVSESPGGPERLISAFYGHLFAENPRLRELFPPAMDMQPKRLATAIQFVLDHLEDWDRAQKFLEQLARDHRKYGVEAAHYDQAGRALLAAFRVYNGAMWNRQLEEGWRDITILISASMAIGANSDKSQPYWEATVVGHRRVLEDLAIVRLQSDSPVPYQAGQYVPVAVPQRPKMWRYFSPAIPSNPYGEIEFHVRKIRGGWVSPAIVNETQVGDRWLIGGPLGGLHVDRDAGRDVLLIGAGTGIAPLRAQLIEMSQRGINPRVHFFIGGRYPCDLYDVENMWQLSQSNPWLTIVPVCEQKTNPWWYPHPAADAPYGMHRRLVGNLGAVVASFGAWADRQIQIAGSARMIADTRRALIAVGTPEHVISCDPV
- a CDS encoding FAD-binding oxidoreductase; the protein is MTEPGALGNGVAQAEWTSTVVGHHRLRHDVAVIRLIGEFVPFVAGQSVEVRVPQQPGVRRRLSPALPPSLDGKLEFHVRTVPGGWLSGSLVADTQPGDEWRIAAPQGTFTVDPEGDEVVMIAGGTGLAPMRSQILELARVSEPPRTYLFVGGSSPRDLYAADMLYLLAEELDWLTVVPVVESLDDPNWEDEWYEQTRVDIGFPADELLQGTLADVVGSHGAFDHHQVLVCGSPAMTRATLDRLVETGTPAECIQYEGL
- the clpB gene encoding ATP-dependent chaperone ClpB — translated: MDSFNPTTKTQAALTAALQAASAAGNPEIRPAHLLVALLDQTDGIAAPLLKAVGVDPATVRREAQDIVDRLPRATGATTTPNLGREALGAITAAQRLATELGDEYVSTEHVVVGLAEGDSDVTKLLTKHGATADALREAFTTVRGSARVTNPDPEGSYQALEKYSTDLTAAARSGKLDPVIGRDTEIRRVVQVLSRRTKNNPVLIGEPGVGKTAIVEGLAQRIVAGDVPESLRGKSVVALDLGAMVAGAKYRGEFEERLKAVLEEIKNSAGQIITFIDELHTIVGAGATGESAMDAGNMIKPMLARGELRLVGATTLEEYRKHIEKDAALERRFQQVLVGEPSVEDTVGILRGIKERYEVHHGVRITDSALVAAATLSDRYITSRFLPDKAIDLVDESASRLRMEIDSRPVEIDEVERAVRRLEIEEVALTKETDEASKQRLEKLRQELADDREKLNQLTTRWQNEKKAIDQVRSLKEQLESLRGESERAERDGDLGKAAELRYGRIPTLEKELAQAEKANGAAPDGEVMLKEEVGPDDIAEVVSAWTGIPVGRLMEGETQKLLRMEDELERRVVGQKEAVQAVSDAVRRARAGVADPNRPTGSFMFVGPTGVGKTELAKALADFLFDDERAMVRIDMSEYSEKHSVARLVGAPPGYVGYDQGGQLTEAVRRRPYTVVLFDEIEKAHPDVFDILLAVLDEGRLTDGQGRTVDFRNTILILTSNLGAGGDKDFVMNAVRSAFKPEFLNRLDDVVMFHSLDEEQLERIVDIQLDQLQKRLSQRRLKLDVSDSARFWLAVRGYDPVYGARPLRRLIQQSIGDTLAKELLAGEVTDGDTVKVGVSGNGDGLIVGR
- a CDS encoding FAD-binding oxidoreductase → MDSRTVALIRTTFKAVAAEEGGPERLARSFYAILFSEYPQVRDFFPAAMDSQRDRLVKAIGYALDRLEEPNKLLPFLAQLGRDHRKYGVQAEHYVAVATSLKTAMRRFAGTEMWTDEVERAWDEGLTVISETMMGAAEKEVTPAVWSGRVLENRLVLRNLAIVRLQLDQPMQYAAGQYMSVQIPSRPRMWRYLSPAVPANANGEIEFHVRGVLGGWVSPAIVGQTQVGDQWLIGSPLGGLGVPRNTKRKMLMVGCGTGIAPLRAQLMQMALRRTNPKVHLFVGGHHPCDLYDLETLSKLAMANRWLTVTPVSESDENPWWHYEAGEVERIWPGLEPRMTGQIGKVVASYGPWADRDVQIVGSPSMVQTTKFRLMASGTQTKNIRHDPLF
- a CDS encoding LLM class flavin-dependent oxidoreductase — translated: MSARPVEFGLFLIPDADDYHQLTQVAAYAESAELDLIGIQDHPYQRRFLDTWTLITALAVRTERITFFPDVANLPLRNPAVLAKSVASLDIMTGGRIQLGLGAGAFWDAIAAMGGERLSKGEAVRALAEAIHVIRAMWSDERAVRVPGAFHRLAGAHPGPRPRHDPGIWLGAMGPRMQTLTGTLADGWLPSAAWAPPEFLTEAGKRIDDAAAAAGRDPHAIRRVYNVSGTITDNGVDHGFLEGPVSRWVDDLTALHVEQRIDGFVFWPTEGDPAEQIRRYAEQVAPAVRAAVAG